The proteins below are encoded in one region of Paenarthrobacter ilicis:
- a CDS encoding NUDIX hydrolase, with amino-acid sequence MKAKPQTSKEFLEAYDPGKYPSVALTSDLVVFAVSAGLLNVALVRRGEHPFKGSLALPGGFVGPEESAEEAARRELAEETGLDLGTLPVHVEQLATYTSPGRDPRMRVVSVAHLALLATGGTVLPRISAGSDAAAATWQPVHDVIAGGDLAFDHEVILQDGLARLSGKMEYTTVAARLLPHEFTLTQLRSVYDAVWDTTLPAGNFTRKMMPHLNPTGHKARAAAGGAPAALFTSTGRHIHPPLTNPRMSN; translated from the coding sequence ATGAAGGCGAAGCCGCAGACCTCCAAGGAATTCCTGGAGGCTTATGACCCAGGAAAGTACCCATCAGTTGCCCTGACATCGGACTTGGTGGTCTTCGCCGTTTCGGCCGGGTTGTTGAATGTTGCGCTGGTGCGACGGGGGGAGCACCCTTTCAAAGGTTCCTTGGCGCTGCCGGGCGGTTTCGTTGGACCTGAGGAGTCCGCAGAAGAAGCGGCGAGGAGGGAACTGGCAGAGGAGACAGGGCTGGATCTGGGCACGCTGCCCGTCCACGTTGAGCAGCTGGCCACCTATACCAGTCCAGGTCGGGATCCCAGAATGCGCGTTGTGTCAGTGGCCCATCTGGCGCTCCTGGCAACTGGCGGAACCGTCCTGCCGCGGATTTCCGCGGGGTCCGATGCTGCTGCGGCCACGTGGCAGCCGGTCCATGACGTCATTGCCGGCGGGGACCTGGCCTTTGACCATGAGGTCATCCTGCAGGACGGGCTCGCGCGACTCTCCGGGAAGATGGAGTACACCACCGTGGCCGCCCGCCTGCTGCCCCACGAGTTCACATTGACGCAACTCCGAAGTGTCTACGACGCCGTCTGGGACACCACGCTGCCTGCTGGAAACTTCACGCGCAAAATGATGCCGCACCTTAATCCCACGGGCCATAAGGCTCGGGCGGCTGCCGGAGGTGCTCCTGCGGCGCTGTTCACTTCCACCGGGCGGCACATCCACCCGCCACTGACGAATCCTCGGATGAGCAACTAA